From one bacterium genomic stretch:
- a CDS encoding LysM peptidoglycan-binding domain-containing protein: MSSALDRWSGTAHLKATLQRAKLRRSSLVLLVCGAVFGSLIGCANRTDLARVSSPAVIASAEPQNTASQPPRQPEEVFAITQEYFQNTYQKTEGFLRCARNLYDTGLVREAMPYLDTALLTILDSQIELVEFPKMAELYQQIYDLNAKILKSNPHALDIYLDNRWSHFNTKNYTVPIVLNNSVRHFIEEYQTASRAFIERTLRRSGRYMPMIKQELHKAGLPEDLAYLVIVESGFSPYATSYARARGLWQFMPSTGRRYGLKMNYWVDERCDPEKSTRAAIGYLKDLYDEFASWKLVLASYNGGEGAVRQAIEQCGTSDFWDVMSSARIHPQTREYVPRFMAATIIAKYPEKFGFYVDYEDPVEYDEITIQGWLGLKKAAECAGTTYKTLRALNPELRRWCTPPIYSRYNLKIPKGRKDKFLAAYRKLPTQAHSRILTHRIRSGETLSSIARRYGSSVRAIKQANGMRTSRIRAGRKLLVPVLSKRSSKPSKPSAARLKWSETITHRVKSGNTLFAIAQKYGSSVRAIKQANGLKSNKIRPGQKLIVPILKKNKSKKK; the protein is encoded by the coding sequence ATGTCTAGTGCACTTGACCGGTGGTCGGGCACGGCCCATCTCAAGGCGACTTTACAGAGGGCGAAGTTGCGCCGCAGTTCACTCGTGCTTTTGGTCTGCGGCGCCGTTTTTGGTTCTCTGATTGGTTGCGCCAATAGAACAGACCTTGCCCGGGTGAGCTCGCCCGCGGTGATAGCCAGTGCTGAACCTCAGAACACTGCCTCGCAGCCCCCGAGGCAGCCCGAGGAGGTCTTCGCCATCACGCAGGAGTACTTCCAGAACACTTACCAGAAAACGGAGGGCTTCCTGCGTTGTGCTCGCAATCTATACGACACTGGCCTTGTTCGAGAGGCCATGCCGTATCTTGATACCGCGCTATTGACGATTCTCGATTCGCAGATCGAGCTCGTGGAGTTCCCGAAGATGGCCGAGCTCTACCAGCAGATATACGACCTCAACGCCAAGATACTGAAGTCCAACCCCCATGCCCTGGACATCTACCTCGACAACAGGTGGAGCCACTTCAATACTAAGAACTACACGGTGCCGATCGTCTTGAACAACTCGGTCAGGCACTTCATCGAGGAATACCAGACCGCAAGCCGGGCGTTTATCGAGAGAACATTGAGGCGCTCAGGGCGCTACATGCCCATGATCAAACAAGAGCTGCACAAGGCCGGGCTCCCGGAGGACTTGGCATACCTTGTCATAGTCGAGAGCGGATTCAGCCCTTATGCAACCTCGTATGCTAGGGCCAGGGGGCTCTGGCAGTTCATGCCGAGCACTGGCCGCCGCTATGGCCTCAAGATGAACTACTGGGTTGACGAGCGGTGTGATCCCGAGAAGTCGACAAGGGCCGCCATTGGTTACCTGAAGGACCTTTATGACGAGTTCGCGTCGTGGAAGCTCGTGCTTGCCTCATACAACGGCGGCGAGGGTGCGGTCCGACAGGCTATCGAGCAGTGTGGCACGAGCGATTTTTGGGATGTTATGTCATCCGCCAGGATTCACCCCCAGACAAGGGAATACGTCCCTCGTTTCATGGCGGCCACGATCATTGCCAAGTATCCCGAGAAGTTTGGCTTCTACGTTGATTACGAGGACCCTGTTGAGTATGACGAGATTACGATTCAAGGCTGGCTCGGCCTGAAAAAGGCAGCCGAGTGCGCCGGAACCACCTACAAGACCTTAAGGGCTCTGAACCCGGAACTGCGCCGGTGGTGCACGCCTCCAATATACTCAAGGTACAATCTAAAGATTCCCAAAGGCAGGAAGGACAAGTTCCTTGCGGCCTACAGAAAACTCCCCACGCAGGCGCACTCGAGGATACTTACGCACCGCATACGATCCGGCGAAACGCTCTCCAGCATCGCGAGGCGCTACGGCTCGAGCGTCAGGGCGATCAAGCAGGCCAACGGGATGCGGACATCGCGCATCCGGGCTGGCCGGAAGCTCTTGGTCCCTGTGCTTTCCAAGCGATCGAGCAAGCCGAGTAAACCAAGTGCAGCGAGGCTCAAATGGTCCGAAACTATCACCCACCGTGTGAAGTCGGGCAATACGCTCTTTGCGATCGCGCAGAAATATGGCTCTAGCGTCAGGGCGATCAAGCAGGCCAATGGCCTCAAGAGCAACAAGATCAGGCCAGGTCAGAAGCTCATCGTTCCGATACTCAAAAAAAACAAGTCAAAGAAGAAGTGA
- the pheS gene encoding phenylalanine--tRNA ligase subunit alpha — translation MIEEIKRIEQESREEFASAVGYEELEQLRIKYLGKRGIFASFLKRIGALDSELRPAAGKAVNDAKITVASFFEEAKLRIESSAGAKSSATFFDYTLPSYPFPKGFLHPCTRVMDEILDIFMEMGFEVELGPEVELEYYNFEALNTPKDHPARDLQDTFYISGDVLLRTQTSPVQVRVMETIDPPVQMVSPGVTYRRDAADMTHLPMFSQVEGLMVDRGVTFGHLKGILAEFVRQMFGEGRRTRFRPHYFPFTEPSAEMDISCGVCGGKGCRACKGIGWLEILGCGMVHPHVLELVHYDTEEFTGFAFGIGVERIAMLKYNIDDIRLFFENDLRFLKQF, via the coding sequence ATGATTGAAGAGATTAAAAGGATCGAGCAGGAATCGCGAGAGGAGTTCGCCTCGGCAGTTGGCTACGAGGAGCTTGAACAGCTCAGGATCAAGTATCTCGGCAAAAGAGGCATTTTCGCCTCATTCCTAAAGAGAATTGGCGCACTGGACAGCGAACTCCGGCCGGCCGCGGGCAAGGCCGTTAACGATGCCAAGATAACGGTTGCCTCGTTCTTTGAGGAGGCAAAGTTGCGCATCGAGTCCTCCGCTGGCGCGAAGTCCTCTGCCACATTCTTCGACTACACACTTCCCTCATATCCGTTCCCAAAAGGCTTTTTGCATCCATGCACACGGGTGATGGATGAGATACTGGACATATTCATGGAAATGGGGTTCGAGGTTGAGCTCGGCCCAGAGGTTGAGCTGGAATACTACAACTTTGAGGCGCTCAACACCCCGAAGGACCATCCAGCGCGCGATCTTCAGGACACTTTCTACATATCCGGAGATGTCCTGCTTCGGACGCAGACGTCTCCGGTTCAGGTAAGGGTGATGGAGACAATAGACCCGCCGGTCCAGATGGTCTCGCCTGGGGTAACTTACAGGCGTGACGCTGCGGACATGACACACTTACCGATGTTCTCTCAGGTGGAGGGTCTCATGGTGGACCGCGGGGTAACATTTGGCCATCTGAAGGGCATTTTGGCGGAGTTCGTGAGACAGATGTTTGGCGAGGGTCGGCGCACGAGGTTCAGGCCACACTACTTCCCGTTCACAGAGCCAAGCGCCGAGATGGACATCAGCTGCGGCGTTTGTGGCGGGAAGGGCTGCCGGGCATGCAAAGGGATTGGGTGGCTTGAGATCCTTGGCTGTGGGATGGTCCATCCGCACGTGCTGGAGCTGGTCCACTATGATACGGAGGAGTTCACGGGATTCGCGTTCGGGATAGGAGTTGAGCGCATCGCGATGCTCAAGTATAACATCGATGACATCAGGCTCTTCTTCGAGAACGACCTCCGCTTCCTGAAGCAGTTCTAG
- a CDS encoding tetratricopeptide repeat protein, with translation MSIIHDALKRAESENKPRGESPGQSGKLSERGRPTRQMWQLLLSIGALCLGLAALVAAISLLLYPSGERSSAEARQELSARIPIQSSLPTSAETRPQSPLSPIAAGEQAQEVAAPSKPSVAPDKGQRPESEISSATHPGNAKAPTEAQKPDRAPASKKPPAKSLFITMSQGKQPVLKRESPKSTKKGKIDIRSAGRVKTALDLERERRALSLSHLKKAQSFADKGNVQLARQHFEKAIESEPDNVLALMGLGSFLLSQGKPVMAERFLRRGATLDKGSKEIKSALYEYLGQALAGQGQYEEAVNAYQTAIALNDGNLSAYNNMAVAYKRLGKRELAKRTYSRLLIVENRAPLGYYGLGLMNDDDGKTDEAIFGYSRFLVLAGSRYEELQEQVRKRVTFLRAKKEREKKRKFVHKEIYVP, from the coding sequence TTGAGCATAATTCACGACGCTTTGAAACGGGCGGAGAGCGAGAATAAGCCGCGTGGCGAATCGCCCGGGCAATCGGGAAAGCTGTCTGAGCGAGGCAGACCCACGAGGCAGATGTGGCAGCTTCTTCTGTCGATTGGTGCGCTCTGTCTCGGGCTTGCGGCGCTGGTTGCGGCGATATCGCTGCTTCTATACCCAAGTGGCGAGCGCTCGAGCGCGGAGGCCAGACAGGAGCTTAGTGCTCGGATACCTATTCAGAGCAGCTTGCCCACAAGTGCCGAGACGCGGCCACAGTCGCCATTGAGCCCCATAGCAGCTGGCGAGCAAGCCCAGGAAGTTGCAGCGCCGAGCAAGCCTAGCGTTGCGCCAGATAAAGGCCAAAGGCCAGAGAGCGAGATCAGTAGTGCGACTCACCCAGGTAATGCCAAGGCCCCAACTGAAGCCCAGAAACCTGACCGGGCTCCGGCTAGCAAGAAACCTCCTGCCAAGTCTCTGTTCATCACGATGTCGCAGGGCAAGCAACCAGTTCTGAAACGTGAGTCTCCGAAATCGACCAAGAAGGGCAAGATCGACATCCGTTCAGCGGGTCGTGTCAAGACCGCACTCGACCTTGAGAGAGAACGTCGGGCGCTCTCCCTCTCTCATCTCAAGAAGGCGCAGAGTTTTGCCGACAAGGGCAATGTCCAACTTGCGCGTCAGCATTTTGAGAAGGCTATTGAGAGCGAACCGGACAACGTGCTGGCCTTGATGGGTCTCGGGTCGTTTCTGCTCAGCCAGGGCAAGCCCGTCATGGCGGAGCGCTTCCTGCGCAGGGGTGCTACCCTCGACAAAGGCTCGAAGGAGATCAAGAGCGCACTCTATGAGTACCTCGGTCAGGCTCTAGCCGGGCAAGGGCAATATGAAGAGGCGGTTAATGCGTATCAGACGGCGATCGCCCTGAACGATGGCAACCTCAGCGCCTACAACAATATGGCGGTGGCTTACAAGAGGCTCGGCAAGCGGGAACTGGCCAAGCGCACATACTCGCGGCTCTTGATCGTCGAGAACAGGGCCCCGTTGGGTTATTACGGTCTTGGCTTAATGAATGATGATGATGGCAAGACCGACGAGGCCATATTCGGCTACTCTCGTTTTCTGGTTCTTGCCGGTTCGCGTTATGAGGAGCTCCAGGAGCAGGTCAGGAAGAGAGTTACCTTTTTGAGGGCCAAAAAGGAGCGCGAGAAGAAGCGGAAGTTCGTTCACAAGGAGATCTATGTCCCATAG
- a CDS encoding AAA family ATPase — translation MYLNFFHLDEIPFNLTPDPRFFFMSRNHLEAVEHLEFGIQQRKGFVVITGEVGSGKTTVCRALLSRLDGTKTETALILNPMLSPLELLQAINEDLGLEYEDNSRKRLTKILNKFLLAQFERGGNVAVIVDEAQKLSEDALEQIRLLSNLETAKDKLIQIVLLGQPELASVLSRPSMTPLAQRIAVRYHLGPLDFERTCQYVAHRLRVAGCHQSVFTKGALRAVFRYSGGIPRKINLVCDKALLCAFGMGELQGQKVHVRSALAELGQHRSGFSGAVRRLSSRKWAIVAVVLAILSTWYVSARWFAPRPGGSPIPNAAVVDNRGLSSAAKSGSSAHRVSEPTSRVEPGRPSRGMSGFDRDGAYRVESGELAPFGAVITLLRLWHENLNGVLANGDASSISSAAEVWKLIDHAGYRIESRRTTLSRVKLLDVPCLIMLRKQAQGPATYCALCGFNDGTFQVADPTSGLLRLVETDLDKRWTQRAIYVLPDIAGLRYTLRLGKRGPDVMGFRARLFNLGLLGDSRSDRYDAECAEAVKRFQLLSGLIPDGIAGWRTRIALVRDTFGSQAPRLSTWPPGNVGVGG, via the coding sequence ATGTATCTGAACTTTTTTCACCTTGATGAGATTCCATTCAATCTGACGCCGGACCCAAGGTTCTTCTTCATGAGTAGAAACCATCTCGAGGCAGTGGAACACCTCGAGTTTGGCATTCAGCAGCGCAAGGGCTTCGTTGTGATCACCGGCGAGGTTGGGTCGGGGAAAACCACGGTCTGTCGGGCGCTTCTCTCTAGGCTCGACGGCACAAAGACCGAGACCGCGCTGATCCTCAACCCGATGCTTTCGCCGCTGGAGCTTTTGCAGGCAATCAACGAGGACCTTGGGCTGGAATACGAGGACAACAGCCGTAAACGGCTGACAAAGATTCTGAACAAGTTCTTGCTTGCGCAGTTCGAACGCGGCGGAAATGTCGCTGTGATCGTCGATGAGGCGCAAAAGCTTTCCGAGGACGCCTTGGAGCAGATTCGGCTGCTGTCGAACCTTGAGACCGCCAAGGACAAGCTGATCCAGATAGTCCTTCTCGGGCAACCAGAGCTCGCCAGTGTCCTCTCACGTCCCTCAATGACGCCGCTTGCGCAGCGCATTGCGGTTCGCTATCACTTGGGTCCGCTCGATTTCGAGCGGACCTGTCAGTATGTTGCTCACCGGTTGCGGGTTGCCGGATGTCATCAATCTGTTTTCACCAAAGGTGCGCTGAGGGCGGTCTTTCGTTACTCTGGCGGCATCCCTCGCAAGATCAACCTCGTCTGCGACAAGGCGCTGCTCTGCGCGTTTGGTATGGGCGAGCTTCAAGGTCAGAAGGTTCATGTCAGAAGCGCATTGGCGGAGCTTGGGCAACATCGCTCGGGTTTCTCGGGCGCAGTGCGGCGCTTGTCCTCGCGCAAGTGGGCGATAGTGGCTGTGGTGCTGGCAATTCTCTCCACATGGTACGTCTCGGCACGGTGGTTTGCGCCCAGGCCTGGGGGCAGCCCGATACCGAATGCTGCTGTTGTGGATAATCGGGGCCTGAGTTCTGCTGCGAAGTCCGGCTCCAGCGCGCACCGAGTTTCAGAGCCTACGTCAAGAGTTGAGCCAGGGCGTCCCTCGAGAGGGATGAGCGGCTTTGACCGAGACGGCGCCTATCGGGTCGAATCGGGAGAACTTGCTCCCTTTGGGGCGGTCATAACACTCCTCAGATTGTGGCACGAGAACCTCAACGGGGTGCTTGCGAACGGCGACGCGTCCTCAATATCCTCGGCCGCTGAGGTCTGGAAACTGATAGACCATGCGGGCTACCGGATTGAGTCTCGCCGGACGACGCTCTCGCGTGTCAAGCTCCTGGACGTTCCGTGCTTGATAATGTTGAGGAAACAGGCACAGGGCCCGGCCACGTATTGTGCCTTGTGCGGCTTCAACGATGGGACGTTCCAGGTGGCCGATCCAACTTCTGGGCTTTTGAGGCTTGTGGAAACGGATCTTGACAAGCGCTGGACGCAAAGAGCAATATACGTGCTGCCGGACATTGCTGGGCTGAGATATACGTTGCGGCTCGGCAAGAGAGGGCCTGATGTGATGGGTTTTCGGGCTAGGCTTTTCAATCTGGGACTTTTGGGTGATTCCAGGAGCGATAGATACGACGCAGAGTGTGCCGAGGCCGTCAAGAGGTTCCAGCTGTTGAGTGGGCTTATCCCTGACGGGATAGCAGGCTGGCGGACTAGGATTGCACTTGTGAGGGATACGTTTGGAAGCCAGGCGCCGAGGCTGAGCACCTGGCCGCCGGGTAATGTTGGAGTTGGTGGTTGA
- the gatA gene encoding Asp-tRNA(Asn)/Glu-tRNA(Gln) amidotransferase subunit GatA: MDIWRLSLSELGGKVLAGEISAEAAARSFLTRAHERQAETNAFITLDDEGALARAKALDSIGGEARSSMRLFGVPIAIKDNICVAGKATTCGSRILQHFVSPYNATVAEKLISAGAVILGKTNLDEFAMGSSTETSFFGITRNPHDLDRSPGGSSGGSTAAVAAGCAPCALGTDTGGSIRQPACFCGVVGLKPTYGRVSRYGLVAFAPSFDQIGPITRNVQDAALLLEVIAGYDPRDSTSVNLSVPEFSKLLDGDLSGLKVGVIKEHVEGGLTPLVARAVQDAMLSLERLGVEIVPVSLPHLNYAVAVYYILSTAETSSNLLRYDGVRYGHRASSYSDLVDMYRKTREDGFGQEVKRRIILGTFVLSTGYYEAYYLKAQKVRTLIIQDLRTAFEKVDVLMGPTSPQEAFKIGEKLDDPLTMYLSDVFTIPANLAGLPAISIPYNSEENALPVGVQLIARAFDEAGMLRVAGALEGENSQTGKE; this comes from the coding sequence ATGGACATCTGGCGGCTTTCGCTCTCGGAGCTTGGCGGGAAGGTCCTGGCCGGCGAGATTTCGGCAGAGGCGGCCGCGAGGTCGTTTCTGACCAGGGCGCACGAGCGACAGGCAGAGACCAATGCGTTCATAACGTTAGATGACGAGGGGGCATTGGCGCGTGCCAAAGCTCTTGATTCTATTGGTGGCGAGGCACGGTCCTCGATGCGGCTCTTCGGCGTCCCAATAGCCATCAAGGACAACATCTGCGTAGCTGGGAAGGCCACTACTTGCGGCTCCAGAATCCTACAACACTTTGTCTCCCCATACAACGCCACGGTTGCGGAGAAACTTATCTCCGCTGGAGCGGTAATCCTGGGCAAGACCAACCTCGATGAGTTCGCCATGGGCTCATCCACTGAGACCTCCTTCTTTGGCATCACAAGGAATCCACACGACCTCGATCGCTCCCCCGGCGGGTCAAGCGGCGGCTCAACTGCCGCTGTCGCTGCCGGATGCGCTCCTTGTGCGCTTGGGACGGATACTGGCGGCTCGATCAGGCAGCCGGCGTGCTTCTGCGGCGTCGTAGGTCTCAAGCCAACCTACGGCCGTGTCTCCCGCTACGGGCTCGTGGCGTTCGCCCCGTCGTTCGATCAGATTGGCCCGATCACGAGAAACGTCCAGGATGCCGCTTTGTTGCTGGAAGTCATCGCCGGGTACGATCCAAGGGACTCAACGTCCGTCAATCTCTCTGTGCCGGAGTTCAGCAAATTGCTCGACGGAGACTTATCGGGTCTGAAGGTCGGCGTCATCAAAGAGCACGTGGAGGGGGGACTCACGCCTCTGGTGGCCAGGGCAGTTCAGGATGCCATGCTCTCCCTCGAGCGACTCGGTGTGGAGATAGTTCCAGTCTCGCTGCCGCACCTTAACTACGCAGTCGCGGTCTATTACATTCTGAGCACGGCGGAGACCAGCTCCAATCTGTTGCGCTACGACGGCGTGCGATATGGACACAGGGCCTCGTCCTATTCAGACCTCGTTGATATGTATCGCAAGACCAGAGAAGATGGATTTGGGCAGGAGGTCAAGCGGAGGATAATTTTGGGCACATTTGTTCTGAGTACCGGGTATTATGAGGCTTATTACCTCAAGGCTCAAAAGGTGAGGACATTGATAATCCAAGACTTGCGGACGGCTTTCGAGAAGGTGGATGTGCTGATGGGACCAACAAGCCCCCAGGAGGCGTTCAAGATAGGCGAGAAGCTCGACGACCCGCTGACGATGTATCTATCCGACGTTTTCACTATTCCGGCGAATCTCGCGGGCCTTCCAGCAATCTCAATCCCTTACAACAGCGAGGAAAACGCCCTCCCAGTGGGTGTGCAGCTGATTGCGAGGGCATTTGACGAGGCAGGCATGTTGCGGGTGGCCGGCGCCTTGGAAGGCGAGAACTCCCAAACTGGTAAGGAGTGA
- the lon gene encoding endopeptidase La produces the protein MPGRQSRSRKPNKSQQRQDKAMLLPVLPLRDAVLFPNTVMPLLVGRKRSISLVSAVREEKDMIALVTQKDPATNEPTERDLYRVGTACIIAKKLEMPDKSAKLIVQGLNRVKIKSITSVRPYFKAEAVEVHDPHIESVKVEALTENILAQFQKLVDASRYLSEEMYVAGMNIKDLGQLCDFVAFHMKISTSEAQNLLETFDVEKRASKVIGYLNRDLQVLELSSKIQSQAKSEIEKSQREYFLRQQLKAIQGELGETDEKSREVEDLYSQIAEAGMPPDAKEAAEKELERLSMVPPAAAEYSVIRTYLDWLIGLPWSKSTRDSLDLRRAQKILDEDHYDLVQVKERVLEFLAVRSLKKDLKSPILCFVGPPGVGKTSLGKSIARSMDRKFARASLGGMRDEAEIRGHRRTYVGALPGRIIQEIKRVGANNPVFILDEVDKIGADFRGDPASALLEVLDPEQNNTFADHYIEVPFDLSKIMFITTANILDPIPPALRDRMEIIELPGYLDEEKLRIARQFLLPKQLDGHGLKPSMLRFKTDAIEHIISRYTREAGLRELERTIGKICRKVAKVVAGGDKRIRVVTVKSLREYIGAVKFFPETKERKAEIGVVTGVVWTRVGGEIIFIEATKMRGAKDLQLTGQLGSVLQESAKAAMSYVRSRADKLGIGKTDFGKLDVHIHIPSGAIPKDGPSAGITLATALVSLFTGRKVRCDVALTGELTLRGKVLPVGGIKEKILAAKRADIYEIILPKNNRGDIEDLEQHLVKGMTFQYVDQIEQVFPIALVNGPAKAT, from the coding sequence TTGCCGGGTCGTCAGAGTAGATCGCGAAAGCCCAATAAGTCGCAACAGCGTCAGGACAAGGCCATGCTTCTGCCGGTCTTGCCGCTGAGAGATGCAGTCCTGTTTCCGAACACCGTTATGCCGCTTCTGGTTGGGCGCAAGCGGAGCATCAGCCTGGTCTCGGCTGTCAGAGAAGAGAAGGACATGATCGCACTGGTTACTCAGAAGGACCCGGCAACGAACGAACCCACCGAGAGGGACCTCTACAGAGTTGGAACCGCATGCATCATTGCCAAGAAGCTCGAGATGCCCGACAAGAGCGCCAAGCTGATTGTTCAGGGCCTAAACCGCGTCAAAATAAAATCAATCACAAGCGTGAGACCATATTTCAAGGCGGAGGCGGTGGAAGTGCACGATCCGCACATCGAGTCCGTCAAGGTGGAGGCGCTCACGGAGAACATCCTTGCTCAGTTTCAGAAACTGGTCGATGCGTCGCGCTATCTCTCAGAGGAGATGTATGTAGCCGGGATGAATATCAAAGATCTGGGCCAGTTATGTGATTTCGTGGCGTTTCACATGAAGATCAGCACGAGCGAGGCGCAGAACCTTCTCGAGACGTTCGACGTGGAGAAACGGGCCTCCAAGGTGATTGGGTATCTCAATCGGGACCTTCAAGTTCTGGAGCTTAGTTCCAAGATACAGTCGCAGGCGAAGAGCGAGATAGAGAAATCGCAACGGGAGTATTTTCTTCGCCAGCAGTTAAAGGCCATCCAGGGCGAGCTCGGCGAGACTGACGAGAAGTCGCGCGAGGTCGAGGACCTTTATTCGCAGATTGCCGAGGCAGGCATGCCACCTGACGCTAAGGAGGCCGCCGAAAAGGAGCTCGAGAGGCTGAGCATGGTCCCTCCCGCTGCGGCGGAATACAGTGTGATTCGGACGTATCTGGATTGGCTCATTGGGCTGCCGTGGAGTAAAAGCACTAGAGACAGCCTCGACCTTAGGCGAGCGCAGAAGATACTGGACGAGGACCATTACGACCTCGTGCAGGTCAAAGAGCGTGTGCTCGAGTTCTTAGCCGTTAGGAGCCTCAAAAAGGACCTCAAGAGCCCTATTCTCTGTTTCGTTGGTCCGCCGGGCGTTGGGAAAACCTCGCTTGGCAAATCCATAGCGCGCTCGATGGACCGCAAGTTCGCCAGGGCCTCGCTCGGGGGAATGCGGGACGAGGCCGAGATACGAGGGCATCGCCGGACCTACGTGGGGGCGCTGCCCGGACGTATAATACAAGAGATCAAGCGCGTCGGCGCCAACAACCCAGTCTTCATTCTGGATGAGGTCGATAAGATCGGTGCTGATTTCCGCGGGGACCCCGCCTCCGCTCTGCTTGAGGTCCTCGACCCCGAGCAGAACAACACGTTTGCGGACCACTACATCGAGGTCCCGTTCGACCTCTCCAAAATCATGTTCATCACCACGGCGAACATTCTCGACCCAATCCCGCCGGCGCTTCGCGACCGGATGGAGATAATTGAGCTTCCGGGGTATTTGGACGAGGAGAAGCTTAGAATTGCGAGACAGTTTCTGCTCCCGAAGCAGCTTGATGGACACGGGCTGAAGCCCTCGATGCTGAGGTTCAAGACCGACGCCATTGAGCACATAATCTCCCGCTACACACGCGAGGCAGGTTTGAGGGAGCTCGAAAGGACGATCGGCAAGATATGCCGCAAGGTTGCAAAGGTCGTGGCCGGGGGCGATAAGAGGATTCGCGTGGTTACGGTAAAGTCGCTGCGTGAATACATCGGCGCAGTGAAGTTCTTCCCAGAGACGAAGGAAAGGAAGGCGGAGATTGGTGTTGTCACCGGGGTGGTCTGGACCCGTGTCGGTGGAGAGATAATCTTCATCGAGGCGACCAAGATGCGTGGCGCCAAGGACCTTCAGCTGACGGGACAGCTTGGGAGCGTTTTGCAGGAATCGGCGAAGGCGGCGATGAGTTACGTTCGTTCAAGGGCGGATAAGCTTGGCATTGGCAAGACCGATTTCGGTAAGCTTGACGTGCACATCCACATCCCCTCCGGTGCGATCCCTAAGGATGGGCCGAGTGCAGGCATAACCCTCGCGACGGCGCTTGTCTCGCTCTTCACGGGGAGAAAGGTGCGCTGCGACGTGGCGCTGACGGGGGAGCTGACGCTGCGGGGGAAGGTCCTGCCAGTTGGTGGAATCAAGGAGAAGATTCTCGCAGCTAAGCGGGCGGACATCTACGAAATAATCTTGCCCAAGAACAACAGGGGGGACATCGAGGACCTCGAGCAGCATCTCGTAAAGGGGATGACGTTCCAATACGTTGACCAGATCGAACAGGTCTTCCCGATAGCGCTCGTCAACGGCCCAGCAAAAGCGACCTAA
- a CDS encoding acetyl-CoA carboxylase carboxyltransferase subunit alpha, giving the protein MPREVLDFERPIVELEEAIAELKQAGDPEYKDRIQAYHKRLNRLYTETFSNLSAWQRTRLARHKDRPYTLDYISQTTSKFVELHGDRYFRDDPAVVAGLAVFRGRNVVVVGQQKGRDVSERIFRNFGMPNPEGYRKALRAMKLAEKFKKPVVCFVDTPAAYPGIGAEERGQAEAIARNLYEMSILRTPILVVVTGEGGSGGALGIGVGDRILMQENAIYSVIPPEGCAAILFRDGKRGPEAAEALKITSLELKRLRIIDEIVKEPLGGAHRDFALAASILGDRIQSSLDELCSLDLDELLDGRFKKFRAMGCFIERTNKKKS; this is encoded by the coding sequence ATGCCAAGAGAGGTCCTCGATTTCGAGCGTCCGATTGTCGAGCTTGAGGAGGCGATAGCGGAGCTCAAGCAGGCGGGGGACCCGGAGTACAAGGACCGCATACAGGCCTACCACAAGAGGCTCAACAGGCTATACACCGAGACGTTCTCGAACCTCTCTGCCTGGCAGCGGACGCGGCTTGCGCGGCACAAGGACCGGCCTTACACGCTTGACTACATCTCGCAGACGACGAGCAAGTTCGTCGAGCTGCACGGGGATAGGTATTTCCGGGACGATCCAGCAGTAGTAGCGGGTTTGGCGGTTTTCAGAGGGAGAAATGTTGTGGTTGTTGGGCAGCAGAAGGGTAGAGATGTGAGTGAGAGGATATTCCGTAACTTCGGCATGCCCAATCCGGAAGGCTATCGGAAGGCCCTGCGAGCGATGAAGCTCGCGGAGAAATTCAAAAAACCTGTGGTCTGCTTCGTTGACACGCCGGCCGCGTATCCTGGCATAGGGGCTGAGGAGCGGGGACAGGCTGAGGCGATCGCTCGCAACTTATATGAGATGTCGATTCTCAGAACACCGATACTGGTGGTGGTTACGGGTGAAGGAGGCAGTGGAGGAGCTCTTGGGATCGGTGTTGGGGACAGAATCTTGATGCAGGAGAACGCGATATACTCGGTGATTCCGCCAGAGGGTTGTGCTGCGATACTATTCCGCGACGGTAAGCGCGGCCCCGAGGCGGCTGAGGCGCTGAAGATAACATCACTCGAATTGAAAAGACTTAGGATAATAGACGAGATCGTCAAGGAGCCGCTTGGAGGGGCACATAGAGACTTTGCGCTTGCCGCCTCGATTCTTGGGGATAGGATTCAGTCTAGCCTTGATGAGCTCTGTAGCCTCGATCTTGATGAGCTGCTCGACGGTCGGTTCAAGAAATTCAGGGCGATGGGCTGTTTCATTGAGAGGACGAACAAGAAAAAGTCTTGA